In one Alphaproteobacteria bacterium genomic region, the following are encoded:
- a CDS encoding DUF465 domain-containing protein: protein MADSPDDPQDPAQTPEERLAILRREHRVLDDAIARLAEAGAINQLEVQRLKRRKLKLRDEISRLESGRYPDIIA from the coding sequence ATGGCCGACTCGCCCGACGACCCGCAGGACCCGGCGCAGACGCCTGAGGAAAGGCTCGCCATCCTGCGGCGGGAGCATCGCGTGCTCGACGACGCCATTGCCCGCCTGGCCGAGGCCGGTGCGATCAACCAGCTCGAGGTGCAGCGGCTGAAACGGCGCAAGCTCAAGCTGCGAGACGAGATCTCGCGGCTGGAGAGCGGGCGCTATCCCGACATCATTGCCTGA